Proteins found in one Oncorhynchus keta strain PuntledgeMale-10-30-2019 chromosome 2, Oket_V2, whole genome shotgun sequence genomic segment:
- the LOC118398007 gene encoding serine/arginine-rich splicing factor 2-like, whose amino-acid sequence MSYGRPPPDVEGMSSLKVDNLTYRTSPETLRRVFEKYGRVGDVYIPRDRYTKESRGFAFVRFHDKRDAEDAMDAMDGALLDGRELRVQMARYGRPPDSHFGRRGGSGPPRRHGGYGRRSRSRSGSPRRRRHSRSRSRNRSRGRDYSRSRSRSYSRSRSKSRTPRKSKSPSRSRSRSRTPASNRGSRSRSKSMPKSPEDNGTES is encoded by the exons ATGAGCTACGGAAGGCCTCCGCCCGATGTCGAGGGTATGTCCTCGCTCAAAGTGGACAATCTCACGTACCGGACCTCGCCTGAGACCCTACGCCGAGTTTTCGAGAAGTATGGCCGGGTGGGAGACGTGTACATCCCCCGCGATCGGTACACTAAGGAGAGCCGTGGTTTCGCCTTTGTGAGGTTCCACGATAAGCGCGACGCTGAAGACGCGATGGACGCCATGGACGGGGCCTTGCTCGATGGGCGGGAACTGCGAGTGCAGATGGCGCGATATGGCCGTCCACCGGACTCTCACTTCGGGCGCCGAGGCGGCAGTGGACCCCCAAGGAGGCATGGAGGCTACGGGCGCAGGAGCAGAAG TCGTTCAGGCAGCCCCCGTCGGCGAAGACACAGTCGTTCCCGAAGCAGGAACCGCAGTCGTGGCCGGGACTACAGCCGCTCACGGTCTCGTTCCTACTCCAGATCCCGTTCCAAGTCCCGCACACCCCGCAAGAGCAAGTCCCCATCCCGATCAAGGTCCCGCAGCCGCACCCCGGCTTCTAACAGAGGCTCACGGTCGAGGTCCAAGAGCATGCCCAAATCCCCCGAGGACAACGGAACCGAGTCTTAG